A section of the Methanoregula formicica SMSP genome encodes:
- a CDS encoding isochorismatase family cysteine hydrolase, whose translation MNAALIAIDLQNGWLEMSPGLKRSVEEKLSTMCATIKVFRKAGAPVIFTYHNYRKEGITPGNRQFDLFPEVEVRESDLKVVKTYQNAFNKTNLAFLLKERGCDTVVMIGLSATNCVLSTYLAAYDHDLIPYLVRGAIAGQDETSVITAERLCDTLSVRAVSQLICPKGSAGTMH comes from the coding sequence ATGAACGCCGCATTAATCGCCATTGATCTGCAAAATGGATGGTTGGAGATGTCCCCGGGATTAAAAAGATCCGTTGAAGAAAAGTTGTCCACGATGTGCGCGACCATCAAGGTATTCAGGAAGGCCGGAGCTCCGGTCATCTTCACGTATCATAATTATCGCAAAGAGGGTATAACTCCAGGGAACAGACAGTTTGACTTATTTCCCGAAGTAGAAGTACGTGAGTCCGATCTGAAAGTGGTAAAAACCTATCAGAATGCGTTCAATAAAACGAATCTGGCATTTCTCTTGAAAGAGCGTGGATGCGATACCGTGGTAATGATAGGCCTTAGTGCCACAAATTGCGTTTTGTCAACATATCTGGCAGCTTATGATCATGACTTGATTCCGTATCTGGTAAGGGGTGCTATCGCAGGACAGGATGAGACTTCTGTAATTACAGCCGAAAGATTGTGCGATACACTTAGTGTCAGAGCGGTCTCGCAATTGATTTGTCCGAAGGGAAGTGCGGGAACAATGCATTGA
- a CDS encoding ABC transporter substrate-binding protein — protein MTEKEKWHLPMVFLCALGSLLLLFILITGCSSLSPTVASTTTDTTNSTNISVTDYYGNTISLSQPARRIICFNEQAAEILAAIGAGDQIIGVSQSFVNESFIMNQAPNAVSVGNYWTPDVEKIITLHPDLLISAGKPGSPPQSINKVVAANITVLYLNCYNIQDLANDTRKLSRITGHEERAEKYAQFSERYLSLVKSRLANISDNHQPGPRVYFESWYDYTLSTPDTFVNDLLTIVHARNIAENITQSSATVSPEWVINQNPDVIIKIVTYDMNLTAVHEEIMNRPGLSEVRAVQDNRVYVLHWDMVASPRAAAGLVYVAKALYPDLFRDISPNDILNEYKMEFLREYDARDAFYPRL, from the coding sequence ATGACTGAAAAAGAGAAATGGCATTTACCGATGGTTTTTCTCTGTGCTCTCGGGAGTTTGTTACTGCTATTTATCCTGATAACGGGTTGTTCATCATTATCTCCAACAGTTGCATCTACAACGACAGATACTACCAATTCCACAAATATTTCAGTTACGGATTACTATGGAAACACCATATCCCTGTCGCAGCCTGCCCGACGGATTATCTGTTTCAATGAGCAGGCAGCAGAGATATTAGCTGCTATTGGAGCAGGCGATCAAATAATTGGCGTTTCGCAATCGTTTGTAAATGAGAGTTTTATTATGAATCAAGCCCCGAATGCGGTAAGTGTCGGGAATTATTGGACACCAGATGTGGAGAAAATTATTACTCTTCATCCGGATCTGTTGATTTCAGCCGGTAAACCGGGATCTCCCCCGCAGTCCATCAATAAAGTTGTTGCAGCAAATATTACAGTTCTTTATCTCAACTGCTATAATATCCAGGATCTTGCAAATGATACCAGAAAACTTAGCAGGATAACCGGTCATGAAGAACGGGCAGAAAAATATGCACAGTTTTCAGAAAGATATCTCTCCCTTGTGAAAAGCAGGTTGGCAAATATTTCTGATAACCATCAGCCCGGGCCCAGAGTCTATTTTGAATCGTGGTATGATTATACGTTATCAACACCGGATACCTTTGTAAATGATTTACTCACAATCGTTCATGCCAGAAATATTGCAGAAAATATCACTCAGTCATCAGCAACAGTAAGTCCGGAATGGGTAATTAATCAGAATCCGGATGTCATTATAAAAATTGTTACATATGACATGAATCTGACTGCCGTCCATGAAGAGATCATGAACCGGCCGGGCCTGTCCGAAGTTCGTGCGGTTCAGGATAACAGGGTTTATGTTCTGCATTGGGATATGGTTGCAAGTCCCCGGGCAGCAGCTGGACTTGTTTACGTCGCCAAGGCATTGTATCCGGATCTTTTCCGTGATATCTCACCGAATGACATTCTCAACGAATATAAAATGGAATTCCTGAGAGAATATGATGCCAGGGATGCCTTTTATCCGAGATTATGA
- a CDS encoding ABC transporter substrate-binding protein: protein MTSSYIPRGKCIFPHVIMMGSIILICLVCGCITDSEKSGDTVVGAGGNTSLTVTDSLGYTVDLTHPAERIVCQNSGSAEILASIGAGDRIIGLSNTTISQKNYLINKTPNAQNYGDTYTPNIERLITLKPDLFIAYSDSTIKPRNLDKILNNNMTVVYQTVYDIRNLHNETIFLGKISGHEVDADRLNAFNDKYLSLIKDRVKNISPADSPKIYSEQIVDYMAITNGSSGDYILNLVHARNVAGSIYQQNAVVSPEWVIDQNPDIIIRMVSSGNNMATIRNNLQNRQGFSRINAVKNQRIYCVSGTILSGPREVIGALYIAKAIYPDRFADIDPEAILHEYAQEFLPDSDTETAFYPSLSGVLQYPTITVAQKPTVLENSV from the coding sequence AGTATAATCCTGATTTGTCTAGTATGCGGGTGCATAACGGATTCAGAAAAATCTGGTGATACCGTTGTGGGGGCAGGAGGAAACACCTCCTTAACCGTAACCGACAGTCTGGGCTATACGGTGGATCTCACACATCCTGCAGAGCGAATTGTCTGCCAGAACAGTGGATCTGCGGAGATCCTTGCAAGCATAGGGGCAGGAGACCGGATCATCGGGCTCTCCAATACTACGATATCGCAAAAAAATTATCTCATTAACAAAACACCGAATGCACAGAATTATGGCGATACATATACCCCAAATATTGAAAGACTCATCACGCTCAAACCGGATCTGTTTATCGCATATAGTGATTCTACCATCAAACCGAGAAATCTCGACAAGATCCTCAACAATAATATGACCGTGGTCTACCAAACAGTATATGACATCCGAAATCTCCATAATGAAACAATATTTCTTGGAAAGATTTCAGGACATGAAGTGGATGCGGATCGGCTGAATGCATTCAATGATAAATATCTCTCATTAATTAAAGATCGGGTCAAGAATATCAGTCCCGCTGATAGTCCTAAAATTTATTCTGAACAGATCGTCGATTACATGGCCATCACCAACGGTAGTTCCGGAGATTATATCCTGAATCTGGTCCATGCCAGAAATGTAGCCGGATCCATCTATCAGCAGAATGCTGTCGTAAGTCCGGAATGGGTGATCGATCAGAACCCGGATATCATTATCCGGATGGTGTCCAGCGGGAATAATATGGCAACTATCAGAAATAACCTGCAAAACAGGCAGGGCTTTTCCCGAATAAACGCTGTAAAAAACCAGAGGATCTATTGTGTTTCAGGTACAATATTGTCCGGTCCTCGCGAAGTTATCGGGGCCCTGTATATTGCAAAGGCAATCTACCCTGACAGATTTGCCGATATTGATCCAGAAGCCATACTTCACGAATATGCTCAGGAGTTTTTACCGGACTCCGATACAGAAACCGCATTTTATCCGTCATTGTCCGGTGTATTGCAGTATCCCACAATCACTGTAGCACAGAAACCGACCGTACTGGAGAATAGCGTATGA